Proteins found in one Elusimicrobiota bacterium genomic segment:
- a CDS encoding GNAT family N-acetyltransferase, producing the protein MSGLAVRPAAAGDLDAVAAIGARPFAAGWSRAALAGELGRDDAIFLVVPERGYALARVADGECRLLDLAAAADGGGVGRALLSALARAAKARGCAKVTFEASAANARALSFYAKAGAKVVGRRPKFYYDGSDAVLMDLDIP; encoded by the coding sequence ATGAGCGGCCTCGCGGTTAGGCCGGCGGCCGCGGGGGACCTCGACGCCGTGGCCGCGATCGGCGCGCGTCCCTTCGCCGCCGGCTGGAGCCGCGCGGCGCTCGCCGGCGAGCTCGGCCGGGACGACGCGATCTTCCTCGTCGTGCCGGAGCGCGGCTACGCGCTCGCGCGCGTCGCGGACGGCGAATGCCGGCTGCTCGACCTCGCGGCGGCCGCGGACGGCGGCGGCGTCGGCCGCGCGCTGCTGTCGGCGCTGGCGCGCGCCGCGAAGGCGCGCGGCTGCGCGAAGGTCACCTTCGAGGCCTCGGCGGCGAACGCCCGGGCGCTCTCTTTTTACGCGAAGGCCGGCGCGAAGGTTGTCGGCCGCCGTCCGAAGTTCTACTATGATGGCTCGGACGCCGTGCTGATGGACCTCGACATCCCATGA
- the tsaB gene encoding tRNA (adenosine(37)-N6)-threonylcarbamoyltransferase complex dimerization subunit type 1 TsaB — translation MYKRKEREARPNANPNANILAVDATGEVLSVAVGSFELKRAAKKHDEALLPLVERLLKKAKLRWEDLDAIAAASGPGRFTGIRIGMSFAAAAGFQLKIPVIAISRLAAAAGRAKSGRALGALPGWKDEVYTQEFRKGKAFGAAAFTPPKDWPALRDAAEKSGLSVSYGETTAADLLPVARAALAAGKMPPFEPFYLKPASYERPRG, via the coding sequence GTGTATAAAAGAAAGGAGCGTGAGGCGCGGCCGAACGCGAATCCGAACGCGAATATACTCGCCGTCGACGCGACGGGCGAAGTCCTGTCGGTCGCCGTCGGCTCCTTCGAGCTGAAGCGTGCGGCGAAGAAGCACGACGAGGCGCTCCTGCCGCTCGTCGAGCGCCTGCTGAAAAAGGCCAAGCTCCGCTGGGAGGACCTCGACGCGATCGCCGCCGCCTCCGGCCCCGGCCGGTTCACCGGCATCCGCATCGGCATGTCCTTCGCCGCCGCCGCGGGGTTCCAGTTGAAGATCCCCGTCATCGCGATCAGCCGCCTGGCGGCCGCCGCGGGACGGGCGAAGTCCGGCCGGGCGTTGGGAGCGCTGCCCGGCTGGAAGGACGAAGTGTACACCCAGGAGTTCCGGAAGGGGAAGGCCTTCGGCGCCGCGGCGTTCACGCCGCCGAAGGATTGGCCGGCGCTGCGCGACGCGGCCGAGAAGAGCGGTCTCTCCGTCTCCTACGGCGAGACGACCGCCGCCGACCTCCTGCCCGTCGCCCGCGCCGCGCTCGCCGCCGGGAAGATGCCGCCGTTCGAGCCCTTCTACCTGAAGCCGGCGAGCTATGAGCGGCCTCGCGGTTAG
- the tsaE gene encoding tRNA (adenosine(37)-N6)-threonylcarbamoyltransferase complex ATPase subunit type 1 TsaE, with protein sequence MRLKLTSEAETIALGERLGRRLKPGALVLLRGELGAGKTTLARGLARGAGYKGRVSSPTFALAHVYRGKRLTVHHLDLYRVARGEDSELGLDELLADPRGAVVVEWPDAAGGVWPKDRLEATLSHAPGGRLLAMKATGPIARKILESGRV encoded by the coding sequence GTGCGCTTAAAATTGACGAGCGAGGCGGAGACGATCGCCCTCGGCGAGCGCCTCGGCCGGAGGCTGAAGCCCGGAGCGCTGGTGCTCCTGCGCGGCGAGCTCGGCGCGGGCAAGACGACGCTCGCGCGCGGCCTGGCCCGCGGGGCGGGCTATAAAGGACGGGTGTCGAGCCCGACCTTCGCGCTCGCCCACGTCTACCGCGGCAAGCGCCTGACGGTGCATCACCTCGATCTCTACCGCGTGGCGCGCGGCGAGGACTCCGAGCTCGGCCTCGACGAGCTGCTGGCCGACCCGCGCGGGGCAGTGGTCGTGGAGTGGCCCGACGCGGCCGGCGGGGTTTGGCCCAAGGACCGCCTCGAGGCGACCTTGTCCCACGCCCCCGGCGGCCGCCTCCTGGCGATGAAGGCGACCGGACCGATCGCCCGTAAAATCCTAGAATCAGGGCGTGTATAA
- a CDS encoding NAD(P)H-hydrate dehydratase, with product MSVKALGKAELREGLVAREPGDHKGTFGHVLVVAGSRGMAGAAILAARGALRSGTGLVTVAVPSGVAGTVAGAVPSAMTLALPENSSGAFRPEGVDLLKEYAKARRASTMAIGPGMTTHADAARFVLLALSGVPAAAVVDADALNTLAQQDADGVEQMLRARKQPCIYTPHPAEAGRLLGMKKIEVEAQRLKCAEKLARGLGGVVLLKGRKTLISSGARTVANPTGGPGLGKGGTGDVLTGLIAGLWAQMLASGRVSGDLPFKAAALGAWLHGAAGDAAEKELTPWAVTSTDLVDYLPHAFKALCA from the coding sequence GTGAGCGTCAAAGCCCTCGGGAAGGCGGAGCTGCGAGAGGGCCTCGTCGCGCGCGAGCCCGGAGACCACAAGGGGACCTTCGGCCACGTCCTCGTCGTGGCCGGCTCGCGCGGCATGGCCGGCGCGGCGATCCTGGCGGCGAGAGGCGCCCTGCGCTCCGGAACGGGCCTCGTGACCGTCGCGGTCCCGTCCGGCGTCGCCGGGACCGTCGCGGGCGCCGTGCCCTCGGCGATGACTCTGGCCTTGCCGGAGAACTCCTCCGGCGCGTTCCGCCCCGAGGGCGTGGACCTGCTGAAGGAGTACGCGAAGGCCCGGCGCGCGTCGACGATGGCCATCGGCCCCGGGATGACGACGCACGCCGACGCGGCGCGCTTCGTGCTGCTCGCCCTGTCCGGCGTGCCGGCGGCGGCCGTCGTGGACGCCGACGCGCTGAACACCTTGGCCCAGCAGGACGCCGACGGCGTCGAGCAGATGCTGCGGGCGCGCAAGCAGCCCTGCATCTACACGCCGCACCCGGCGGAGGCCGGGCGCCTGCTCGGGATGAAGAAGATCGAGGTCGAGGCTCAGCGCCTGAAGTGCGCGGAGAAGCTCGCGCGCGGCCTCGGCGGCGTGGTCCTGCTGAAAGGCCGCAAGACCTTGATCTCCTCGGGCGCGCGCACGGTCGCCAACCCCACGGGCGGGCCTGGGCTCGGCAAGGGCGGCACGGGCGACGTGCTGACCGGCCTCATCGCCGGGCTCTGGGCGCAGATGCTCGCCTCCGGACGGGTCTCCGGGGACCTGCCGTTCAAGGCCGCGGCGCTCGGCGCCTGGCTTCACGGCGCCGCCGGCGACGCCGCCGAGAAGGAGCTCACGCCGTGGGCCGTGACCTCGACCGACCTCGTGGACTATCTGCCGCACGCGTTCAAAGCCCTGTGCGCTTAA
- a CDS encoding HNH endonuclease, with amino-acid sequence MGRTLVLNRSFRAVAVADWRRAVTLVYMGLAEALDEDLTPYDFEAWVAVSSNWVEIPAGFVNSTNLRFAVPEVIRLVRYDRIPHREVAFTRHNVFARDRYKCAYCGKRKSSEELDLDHVIPRSRDGSNEWTNIVTSCRPCNLKKADRLPDEAGMPLKRKPERPRWTLMGSLVPHPRAHIPESWKKLLSQENA; translated from the coding sequence ATGGGCCGCACCCTCGTGCTGAACAGGAGCTTCCGGGCCGTCGCCGTCGCCGATTGGCGGCGGGCGGTCACGCTCGTCTACATGGGCCTGGCCGAGGCGCTCGACGAGGACCTGACCCCCTACGATTTCGAGGCCTGGGTCGCCGTCTCGTCCAACTGGGTGGAGATCCCGGCGGGGTTCGTGAACTCGACGAACCTGCGCTTCGCCGTGCCCGAGGTGATCCGGCTCGTGCGCTACGACCGGATACCGCACCGCGAGGTGGCCTTCACGCGCCACAACGTCTTCGCCCGCGACCGCTACAAGTGCGCCTACTGCGGCAAGCGCAAGTCGAGCGAGGAGCTCGACCTCGATCACGTGATCCCGCGCTCGCGCGACGGCTCCAACGAGTGGACGAACATCGTCACCTCCTGCCGCCCCTGCAACCTGAAGAAGGCGGATCGCCTGCCGGACGAGGCGGGCATGCCGCTGAAGCGCAAGCCGGAGCGGCCGCGCTGGACCTTGATGGGGAGCCTGGTGCCTCATCCGCGCGCGCACATCCCCGAAAGCTGGAAGAAGCTCCTGTCCCAAGAGAACGCGTGA
- a CDS encoding zinc ribbon domain-containing protein — translation MTTRNDCQSCGMPLKKDPKGGGTYSDGSKSHTYCSLCYADGRFTHPDMTVDQMKILSAAKLHDMGYPLFVARLLVRNLHKLERWNAGASRPVAPGLGTK, via the coding sequence ATGACGACCCGGAACGACTGCCAAAGCTGCGGCATGCCCCTCAAGAAGGACCCCAAAGGCGGCGGCACGTATTCCGACGGGTCGAAGAGCCACACCTACTGCAGCCTCTGCTACGCCGACGGACGCTTCACTCATCCGGACATGACGGTCGACCAGATGAAGATCCTCAGCGCCGCCAAGCTGCACGACATGGGCTACCCCCTATTCGTCGCGCGCCTGCTGGTCCGGAACCTGCACAAGCTCGAGCGCTGGAACGCGGGCGCGTCCCGGCCGGTCGCCCCAGGCCTCGGAACGAAATAG
- a CDS encoding methyltransferase domain-containing protein has product MEAGVRDYYGKTLKSGADLKTDACCSPAALPRKVREALAKVSDEVVARYYGCGLTIPAELTGLSVLDLGSGSGRDCYLLSQLVGASGRVTGVDMTDEQLAVAERNRAHHALAFGYGNVEFLKGDISRLDALGLKDASYDLIVSNCVINLARDKEAVLRQARRVLKEGGEMYFSDVYADRRVPEELRNDPVLYGECLGGALYWNDFLALAKRAGFADPRLVESRPLSIDAGPIRERAGRIGFYSATYRLFKLEGLEPACEDYGQAVRYKGTIEDAPREFELDGHHRFETGRIMTVCGNTSLMLEKSRLGRHFDFFGDMKTHFGIFPGCGTNMPFATEPRNDGACC; this is encoded by the coding sequence ATCGAAGCCGGAGTCCGCGACTATTACGGAAAGACCTTGAAGAGCGGGGCCGACCTCAAGACCGACGCCTGCTGCTCCCCCGCGGCCCTGCCGCGCAAGGTGCGCGAGGCCCTCGCGAAGGTGAGCGACGAGGTCGTCGCGCGCTACTACGGCTGCGGCCTGACGATACCCGCGGAACTGACGGGGTTGAGCGTGCTCGACCTGGGGTCCGGGTCGGGACGCGACTGCTATCTGCTGTCCCAGCTGGTCGGCGCCTCCGGGCGCGTCACGGGCGTGGACATGACCGACGAGCAGCTCGCGGTCGCCGAGCGCAACCGCGCGCATCACGCCCTGGCCTTCGGTTACGGGAACGTCGAGTTCCTCAAGGGCGACATCTCGCGGCTCGACGCGCTCGGACTGAAGGACGCGTCGTACGACCTGATCGTGTCCAACTGCGTGATCAACCTGGCGCGCGACAAGGAGGCCGTGCTGCGCCAGGCCCGGCGCGTGCTGAAGGAGGGCGGCGAGATGTACTTCTCCGACGTCTACGCCGACCGGCGCGTGCCCGAGGAGCTGAGGAACGACCCCGTGCTGTACGGGGAGTGCCTGGGCGGCGCCCTGTACTGGAACGATTTCCTGGCCCTGGCCAAGCGCGCGGGGTTCGCCGACCCGCGGCTCGTCGAGTCGCGGCCCCTTTCCATCGACGCGGGGCCCATCCGCGAGCGCGCCGGGCGCATCGGCTTCTACTCCGCGACCTACCGTCTGTTCAAGCTCGAGGGCCTGGAGCCCGCCTGCGAGGACTACGGCCAGGCGGTGAGGTACAAGGGAACGATCGAGGACGCGCCCCGGGAGTTCGAGCTCGACGGCCACCATCGCTTCGAGACCGGGCGGATCATGACGGTGTGCGGCAACACCTCGCTGATGCTCGAGAAGAGCCGCCTCGGCCGCCACTTCGACTTCTTCGGGGATATGAAGACGCATTTCGGCATCTTCCCGGGGTGCGGGACGAACATGCCGTTCGCGACGGAGCCGAGGAACGACGGTGCCTGCTGCTAA
- a CDS encoding radical SAM protein, translating to MPAAKWAVAETTAQGKPRAKVEPATLTTVWLNTGTLCNIECAHCYIESSPRNDRLEYLRAADVRPFLDEARDAGAREVGFTGGEPFLNPDLIAMAGECLERGFEALILTNAMAPMMNRRRELLDLLVRRGRGLRLRVSLDHHIAAAHDAERGAGAYDKTLAGLRWLLDAGFDVSVAGRAFVDEDEAAAREGYRRAVGRDVELTVFPEIGAPGDLPEITTECWGLLGKAPESVMCASSRMVVKRRGAERPAVVACTLIPYDPRFELGATLRESWRPVALQHPHCASFCVLGGGSCSP from the coding sequence GTGCCTGCTGCTAAATGGGCCGTCGCGGAAACCACCGCGCAGGGCAAGCCCCGCGCGAAGGTCGAGCCCGCGACGCTGACGACGGTGTGGCTCAACACCGGCACGCTCTGCAACATCGAGTGCGCGCATTGCTACATCGAGTCCTCCCCCCGCAACGACCGCCTCGAGTACCTGAGGGCCGCCGACGTCCGGCCCTTCCTCGACGAGGCCCGCGACGCGGGCGCGCGCGAGGTCGGCTTCACCGGCGGCGAGCCGTTCCTGAACCCGGACCTGATCGCGATGGCCGGGGAGTGCCTCGAGCGCGGCTTCGAGGCGCTGATCCTGACCAACGCGATGGCCCCGATGATGAACCGCAGGCGCGAGCTCCTCGACCTGCTCGTGCGGCGCGGCCGCGGCCTGCGCCTGCGCGTGTCGCTCGACCATCACATCGCGGCGGCGCACGACGCGGAGCGCGGCGCGGGAGCCTACGACAAGACCTTGGCCGGCCTGCGCTGGCTGCTCGACGCGGGCTTCGACGTCTCCGTGGCGGGGCGCGCCTTCGTCGACGAAGACGAGGCCGCCGCGCGCGAGGGCTACCGCCGCGCGGTCGGCCGGGACGTCGAGCTGACGGTGTTCCCCGAGATTGGCGCGCCGGGAGACCTGCCCGAGATCACGACCGAGTGCTGGGGCCTCCTCGGCAAGGCGCCCGAGTCGGTGATGTGCGCCTCCTCGCGGATGGTCGTCAAGCGGCGCGGAGCGGAGCGCCCCGCGGTCGTGGCCTGCACCTTGATCCCGTACGATCCCCGCTTCGAGCTCGGCGCGACCTTGCGGGAGTCGTGGCGCCCGGTCGCGCTCCAGCACCCGCACTGCGCCTCGTTCTGCGTCCTCGGCGGGGGGTCCTGCTCGCCGTGA
- a CDS encoding glycosyl transferase, family 2, translating into MKVTVVIPVHGSGADWLPRILARLAEVPGLEAVCAGDAPPPEGSGARFVRVDGPSRGARLQAGIDAASHPTILLHHPRSLVPAEGLRWLAARAGRAGWGGFTHAFDWDHPLLRFTSWYSNRVRASRRGIVYLDHCVFFEKALLTRPIPPVEIFEDTELSLILRESGPPALAPFVVETSAVRFRVNGPWRQALLNQRLKLSYLLGASHRRMNARYERGLRLNS; encoded by the coding sequence GTGAAGGTCACCGTCGTCATCCCCGTCCACGGGAGCGGCGCCGACTGGCTGCCGCGCATACTCGCGCGCCTGGCCGAGGTCCCGGGCCTCGAAGCGGTCTGCGCGGGCGACGCCCCGCCGCCGGAGGGATCCGGCGCGCGCTTCGTGCGCGTCGACGGCCCCTCGCGCGGCGCGCGCCTGCAGGCGGGCATCGACGCCGCGTCCCACCCCACCATCCTGCTCCATCACCCGCGCTCGCTCGTCCCGGCCGAGGGCCTGCGCTGGCTCGCCGCGCGCGCGGGCCGGGCGGGCTGGGGCGGGTTCACCCACGCCTTCGACTGGGACCATCCCCTGCTGCGCTTCACGAGCTGGTACTCGAACCGGGTGCGCGCCTCGCGCCGCGGCATCGTCTACCTCGACCACTGCGTGTTCTTCGAGAAGGCGCTCCTGACCCGCCCCATCCCCCCGGTCGAGATCTTCGAGGACACCGAGCTGTCCTTGATCCTGCGCGAGAGCGGCCCTCCGGCGCTCGCCCCCTTCGTCGTCGAGACCTCGGCGGTGCGCTTCCGCGTCAACGGGCCGTGGCGCCAGGCCCTGCTCAACCAGCGCCTGAAGCTCTCGTACCTGCTCGGAGCCTCGCACCGGCGCATGAACGCGCGCTACGAGCGCGGCCTGAGGCTCAACTCCTGA